A single window of Chloracidobacterium sp. DNA harbors:
- a CDS encoding septum formation initiator family protein has protein sequence MRKPNRTTELRQTPKDRIWLQFAIVISISVMLCLTVNYRAFSAMTSERTEFDQLSTKIQSITDENLQLQEEIHSLKSDARVIEREARRLGLVPKAKSSVPTN, from the coding sequence ATGAGAAAGCCAAACAGAACTACCGAATTGCGACAAACTCCGAAGGATCGGATTTGGCTACAGTTTGCGATCGTTATCTCGATCTCGGTGATGCTGTGTTTGACGGTCAATTACAGGGCTTTTTCGGCTATGACGAGCGAGAGGACCGAGTTTGATCAGCTTTCTACCAAGATACAGAGCATCACAGATGAAAATTTACAGCTCCAAGAGGAGATACACAGTCTTAAGAGCGACGCCCGCGTGATCGAACGCGAGGCCCGCCGCCTCGGGCTAGTCCCGAAGGCAAAAAGTTCGGTGCCGACGAATTGA
- a CDS encoding IS30 family transposase: MSYRQLTQEQRYQIWAALGTGMKKSDIARELKVDKSTITREIRRNSTHRGYRAPSSIMMTRERHQRKRKHRIDEATWARVEKLLRTEWAPEQIQRRLKLEGLPSVSHETIYLYVYQNKREGGDLYTCLRRYHKYRKRNHKYYKRGGWDTRRPIATRPEIVETRSRFGDWEADTIIGRRQSGSIISLVERRSRFCLLQKLADRSPDTLAEAACQMLMPLKDKVLTITSDNGFEFRRHESIARRLDADFFFADPYSSWQRGTNENTNGLVRQYIPKKPISLYSQTTTSLSSTNVLITVLVSASASEHPTRSLTTILLHLSLESKKNE, from the coding sequence ATGAGCTATCGACAACTTACCCAGGAGCAAAGATACCAGATATGGGCTGCTCTAGGAACCGGAATGAAGAAGAGCGATATCGCGAGAGAGTTGAAGGTTGACAAGTCAACGATCACGCGCGAGATCAGGCGAAACAGCACACATCGAGGTTATCGGGCACCGTCGTCGATAATGATGACGAGAGAGAGACATCAGCGGAAGAGGAAGCACCGGATCGACGAGGCGACGTGGGCGAGGGTCGAGAAGCTGCTGAGGACCGAGTGGGCGCCGGAGCAGATACAGAGGCGGCTCAAGCTGGAAGGATTGCCGTCGGTGAGCCACGAAACTATCTATCTTTATGTCTATCAAAACAAACGGGAAGGCGGAGATCTCTACACTTGCCTGAGGCGGTACCACAAATACCGCAAGCGGAACCATAAGTATTACAAACGCGGGGGTTGGGACACACGGCGGCCGATCGCGACGCGACCCGAGATCGTCGAGACACGGTCGCGGTTCGGCGACTGGGAAGCCGATACCATCATCGGCCGGCGGCAAAGCGGGTCGATCATCTCGCTCGTCGAGAGACGATCCCGTTTCTGCCTACTGCAGAAGCTTGCCGACAGATCGCCCGACACCTTGGCCGAGGCCGCGTGTCAGATGCTCATGCCGCTAAAGGACAAGGTCTTGACGATCACTTCCGATAACGGTTTCGAGTTTCGCCGCCACGAATCCATCGCCCGGCGTCTGGATGCCGACTTCTTCTTCGCCGATCCGTACTCCTCCTGGCAAAGAGGCACTAATGAAAACACAAATGGCCTTGTCAGGCAGTACATCCCCAAAAAACCGATTTCTCTTTACTCTCAGACGACCACATCACTCTCGTCAACCAACGTCTTAATAACCGTCCTCGTAAGTGCCTCGGCTTCCGAACACCCAACGAGGTCCCTAACAACCATTTTGTTGCACTTATCACTTGAATCTAAGAAAAATGAGTGA